From a single Bacteroidota bacterium genomic region:
- a CDS encoding class I SAM-dependent methyltransferase: MKRGQISNLLRLLGLIYFSDWVRYYIERYKNRKVNKDFKRSNPNVKLPPDYLIYESFQINYRKYYTESIETAKWIANYFGKHIDLHNKKILDWGCGPGRVIRHLPSVIGNGCEYFGTDYNKQSIDWCSNNLPDIKFNKNSLEATLPYSDDFFDIIYGISIFTHLSERLHYDWYNELFRILKPNGIMFLTVQGDNFKVKLTDKEVLKYNNGELIVRGKVKEGHRTFSAFQPTGFMKKLFDNVVILEHIVTRPESGKWLPQDIWIIKKK; encoded by the coding sequence ATGAAAAGAGGACAAATTTCAAATTTATTACGACTACTTGGATTGATATATTTTTCAGACTGGGTTCGTTATTATATTGAGAGATATAAAAATAGGAAAGTAAATAAGGATTTTAAAAGGAGCAATCCTAATGTAAAGCTACCGCCTGACTATCTTATTTATGAATCTTTTCAAATCAATTATAGAAAATATTATACAGAAAGTATTGAAACTGCTAAATGGATTGCAAATTACTTTGGTAAGCATATTGATTTACACAACAAAAAGATACTTGATTGGGGTTGTGGCCCGGGGAGAGTGATTCGTCATCTACCATCAGTTATTGGAAATGGATGTGAATATTTTGGAACAGATTATAATAAGCAATCGATTGATTGGTGTTCAAATAATTTACCTGATATAAAATTCAATAAGAACTCCTTAGAAGCCACATTACCTTATTCTGATGATTTTTTTGATATAATATATGGAATTTCAATATTTACGCATTTGTCTGAACGATTGCATTATGATTGGTATAATGAGCTTTTTCGGATACTTAAACCAAATGGGATTATGTTTTTAACAGTGCAAGGGGACAATTTCAAAGTTAAATTAACAGATAAGGAAGTTTTAAAATATAATAATGGAGAGTTGATAGTAAGAGGCAAAGTAAAAGAAGGACATAGAACATTCTCTGCATTTCAACCAACTGGTTTTATGAAAAAGCTATTTGACAATGTTGTGATTTTGGAACATATAGTGACTAGGCCTGAAAGCGGAAAATGGTTGCCACAAGATATTTGGATAATAAAAAAGAAATAA